One genomic window of Solanum dulcamara chromosome 10, daSolDulc1.2, whole genome shotgun sequence includes the following:
- the LOC129871731 gene encoding putative late blight resistance protein homolog R1B-23: MDPFSAVALTTAVTATVNLLVENLSHLISYNWKLYTGLQKSCEDLFDEVKRLNAFLVDNANKRSNSTQWDVLVDKIRRTVYKAEDVVDKLLIQGKLDQENSRAKRWFHKTYKNRNFTQEINEILEEVRTILEENQNLFEASPTIDHQLEKVVQEEQGSSLENHDVVGFDKEAEDVIKRLVEGVECLDVIPVVGMPGLGKTTLARKIYNDPMISRQFFSYIWVFIGQSTCAKRDILFYILKRFTNRFDEFQNKNEADLAEEIRNRVANGGKCLIVLDDVWDSEIVDFVKTIFPKNNKAHRIMMTTRHKDIARSVNENPHNLKFLNPVESFQLLEKRAFGVSRCPYYLVEHGEAIVERCSGVPLTIVVIAGALRGRTSEIDWKVVRENVGKHLIEEDRLQRCVNVVGLSYNHLPQEKKACFLYFGAFPQGFDIPAWKLIRLWIAEGLIMSKLSGNEIEEIAEYYLNDFANRNLVMVMAKRSNGRIKTCRVHDMLHEFCVKEATRLTLFKQVRLTSDQDIVPSIQNSITCRRVSIQSSVPQNFISKKTVEEHVRSLLCFSSKQKQVDLSNIDVKLIPNAFPLMRVLDIESIKFSIPRDFYQLLHLRYIAISGEFKELPQLFTSFCNVQTLLLNTSKPTLDVKADIWNMPRLRHLRTNKPANLPPPTASSTQGSSTSSCLLQTLSLVTPESCKGNVLSKAGNLKKMSIKGNLTPFLETSKSEFFSNFQVLNLLENLTLLNDDKSNISLLLPSAFSECLLNLKKLTLSKTRFDWNQAHRLGQVKNLQVLKLKENAFTGNSWKVEPGGFKKLQVLCIETADFVSWEASNCPFPRLRSLVLVSCLNLKALPIELADLDYLQEMTLDNTRKANESAREIERLIKKKQADSESGKFKLNIPY; this comes from the exons ATGGATCCGTTTTCAGCCGTTGCATTAACTACGGCAGTGACAGCGACCGTGAACCTTCTGGTGGAGAACTTGTCGCATCTTATAAGTTATAATTGGAAGCTGTATACAGGTTTACAGAAATCGTGCGAAGATTTGTTTGATGAAGTGAAACGTTTAAATGCGTTCCTAGTTGATAACGCGAATAAGAGAAGTAACAGTACTCAATGGGATGTATTAGTCGATAAAATTCGACGTACAGTATATAAAGCAGAGGATGTGGTTGATAAATTACTGATTCAGGGTAAGCTAGACCAAGAGAATAGTAGGGCTAAAAGATGGTTTCACAAAACTTACAAAAACAGGAATTTTACACAGGAAATCAATGAGATCCTTGAAGAGGTGAGGACAATCCttgaagaaaatcaaaatttgtTTGAGGCCAGCCCAACGATTGATCATCAGCTGGAAAAAGTTGTCCAGGAGGAACAG GGTTCTTCATTGGAAAATCACGATGTGGTGGGGTTTGACAAGGAAGCAGAGGATGTGATCAAGCGTCTGGTTGAAGGAGTAGAATGTCTAGATGTTATCCCGGTTGTAGGAATGCCGGGACTTGGTAAAACGACACTGGCAAGAAAAATCTATAATGATCCTATGATTTCACGCCAATTTTTCAGTTACATTTGGGTTTTCATAGGACAATCAACCTGTGCAAAAAGGGATATCCTTTTTTATATTCTGAAAAGGTTCACAAATCGCTTTGACGAATTCCAAAACAAAAATGAGGCAGACTTAGCTGAGGAAATACGTAATCGTGTGGCTAATGGAGGTAAATGTCTCATTGTCTTGGACGATGTGTGGGATTCAGAAATTGTAGATTTTGTCAAGACAATTTTCCCAAAAAACAACAAAGCCCACAGGATCATGATGACCACTCGACACAAAGATATTGCTAGATCTGTCAATGAAAATCCCCACAATCTGAAATTTTTAAATCCAGTCGAAAGTTTCCAGCTGCTAGAAAAGAGAGCTTTTGGCGTTAGCCGTTGTCCTTATTATTTAGTAGAACATGGAGAAGCCATTGTAGAAAGATGTAGTGGAGTACCACTTACAATCGTGGTAATTGCAGGAGCTTTAAGAGGTCGTACTAGCGAAATTGATTGGAAAGTAGTTAGGGAAAATGTTGGGAAGCACCTTATAGAAGAAGACAGACTTCAGAGATGTGTGAATGTTGTAGGACTGAGTTACAATCATTTGCCTCAAGAAAAAAAGGCTTGCTTCTTGTATTTTGGTGCCTTTCCTCAAGGATTCGATATCCCTGCTTGGAAATTGATTCGACTCTGGATTGCTGAGGGACTCATAATGTCCAAGTTGTCGGGCAATGAAATTGAGGAGATAGCAGAGTATTATCTGAATGACTTTGCCAACAGGAACTTAGTGATGGTGATGGCAAAGAGGTCTAATGGTAGAATAAAAACATGTCGTGTTCACGACATGTTACATGAGTTTTGTGTTAAAGAGGCTACTAGATTGACTCTTTTCAAACAAGTACGTCTCACATCCGATCAAGATATTGTTCCTTCTATACAAAACTCAATTACTTGTCGTCGTGTCTCTATTCAATCCTCTGTTCCTCAAAATTTTATCTCAAAAAAGACAGTTGAAGAACATGTTAGGTCTTTGTTATGTTTTTcatcaaaacaaaaacaagTTGACCTTTCTAATATCGACGTCAAGCTCATCCCTAATGCATTTCCACTAATGAGAGTCTTAGACATTGAATCCATCAAGTTTAGTATTCCAAGGGACTTTTACCAGCTATTGCACTTGAGGTATATTGCTATCTCAGGTGAATTCAAGGAACTTCCTCAACTCTTTACTTCTTTCTGTAATGTACAAACTCTTCTGCTTAATACTTCCAAGCCAACCCTTGATGTAAAAGCTGACATATGGAACATGCCACGTTTGCGCCATCTGCGCACCAACAAACCTGCAAATTTGCCACCCCCTACTGCCTCCTCAACACAAGGTAGTAGTACATCTTCTTGTTTATTGCAAACTCTATCTCTGGTTACACCAGAAAGCTGCAAGGGAAATGTTCTTTCAAAGGCTGGTAATCTCAAAAAAATGAGTATTAAAGGTAATCTGACCCCTTTTCTTGAAACTAGCAAGAGTGAATTCTTCAGCAATTTTCAAGTGCTAAACCTCCTGGAAAATTTAACACTGCTAAATGATGATAAGAGTAATATATCTCTTCTCCTTCCGTCAGCATTCTCCGAATGTTTACTAAATTTGAAGAAGTTAACTCTATCAAAAACAAGGTTTGACTGGAACCAGGCACATAGATTGGGACAGGTGAAAAATCTCCAGGTcctaaaattgaaagaaaatgcATTCACGGGGAACTCCTGGAAGGTGGAACCAGGAGGTTTCAAGAAACTTCAGGTCTTGTGTATTGAAACGGCAGATTTTGTATCATGGGAGGCATCAAACTGTCCCTTCCCAAGACTTAGGAGCCTTGTCCTGGTCTCCTGCCTTAATCTTAAGGCCCTGCCAATCGAGCTTGCCGATTTGGATTACCTTCAAGAGATGACGCTGGACAACACAAGAAAAGCAAACGAATCTGCAAGAGAAATAGAACGCTTGATAAAGAAGAAGCAAGCTGATTCAGAAAGCGGCAAATTCAAGCTCAATATTCCCTACTGA